The sequence below is a genomic window from Ignavibacteriales bacterium.
TCAATCACAGCTTTTATCCGATCTCAAATGATCATAATAATGTATCCTGTGGTCAATGTCATTCACAGCCAAACTATCAGCCGCAATGTATAAGTTGTCATTTAGATGATTTTCTTGATGAACATGAAATTGGCGATCCAACTAATTGCTGGGACTGTCATTCAACTTTTAATTGGGATAATGATAATGCCGGAAAGATCAGAAGGTTTGATTCACGATGAGAACATTAATAGTATTAATGGTAGTCGGGTTATTCACTTATAGCACATTCGGGCAGGAATATACCATAGTTGAAAAATCTGGAATGATCACCTATATGTCATCGCAAAATGTTTACGTTAAGTTTGATAATACAGCAGGGATTTCAGCCGGTGATTCACTTTTTGAAAAACAATCCGGCAAGCTTATCCCGGTCGTGATCGTTAGGCACATTTCATCTACTTCCTGTGCCGGCGAACTTTTAAATGGAAAGAAATTGAAACTAAATGATTTGCTTTTTGCTAAGGCAAAATTAATTGAGGAAAAAGAAATAATCCCTGATGATACTTTAAGCTATAACCTACAGTTATCGGATACATTAATAGAAAGACAGCAGACGAATGTTAATAACAGAATAATCAGATCGAAACCATCTTTCAGCGGAAGGATATCTGCTCAATCATACACCAATCTTACAAACTATGATAAGAGGGGAGAGTATCAGAGATGGCGATACACACTATCTCTGAATGCAAATGAAATCGCCCGCAGTAGTTTTTCCGTCAGCACATATACAAGTTTTTCCTACCGCGCTGATCAATGGAATTCTGTTACAGATAACCTCGGAAGAAGTTTAAGAGTTTATGATCTGTCAGTTAACTATAAGTTCAATGAAACGACAAACCTTTGGGCTGGCAGGCATCTCAATCGTAAAATAACAAACATAAGTTCAATCGACGGTATTCAGTTTGAAAAATATTTTGATGAAAATTATTTCGGGATTATAGCAGGTTCAAGACCCAATTTTTCAGATATGGGATGGAACAGTAAGTTGTTCCAGTTCGGTGGTTACTATGGAAGAACTGACTCCGTCAATGGAAGTCTGATGGAAAATACTATTGGAGTCGTTCAGCAGACAAACAATTTTAAAACAGACAGAAGATTCATTTATCTGCAGCATAATAACTCTATTCTACCGAAGGTGAATCTATTCCTTTCATCAGAGATTGATCTTTATAAAAAGATTTTGGAAAAAGAAAGTAATGAATTTATTCTGACCAGCCTTTATACAATGATCCGCTACTCACCATCAAGAATATTTTCGATATCAGGATCATATGATGCCAGGAAGAATGTAATTTATTACGAGACCTTTAAGAATTTTATTGATAGTGTCTTTGAGAATGAAACAAGACAGGGCGCAACATTGCGGATGAATCTTAATCCGGTAGATTACCTATACGTCGGACTCGGAGGAGGTTACAGAAATTCAAAAAATGATCTTCGTCCTTCAAAAAATTATAATGGATATGTAACATATAGCAGAATACCATTTGCAGAAATTTCCGCAACGCTTTCCTACAACAATATCTCAAGCAGTTATGTTGATGGTTCTATTTATGGATTCAGAATTACAAAAAGTATAAACGAACTTGATGCTGAGCTTTCGCTTGGCTGTCGCCGTACAAACTACACCTATATTATCAACAGCAACAAAGTTGAACAGGATAATGTAAATATTGATTGTTCAATAAGAATAATTGATAGAACATATTTTAACATCGGTTATGAAGGATACTTTGAAAAAAATAATTCACAGGGCAGAATACTTATTGATCTCACCACCCGGTTTTAGTTTAATTAACACTTCTATTAAAAATTTATGCAACATTTTTTTCGTCTTAACTCATTAAGAAATATGATTAAAGCGAAAGAAAATCGTGTAAAACCTTCAAGGAAATCTATAACTTAAGTTATAGTTAAATTTAACTGTAAAATTTTGGTTGACTTTTACAAAGTAAAATTATACGTTTGCTTTCGTTAAAACTTGAGGAAACTCAGGTCCAAACTTTATTTAATAAATTTGGAGGTCATATGATTCGTAGATACTTTGCTTCCTTTGCAATAGTATTGTTCTTAATCACTTCAGGATTTGCGCAAAATGTAGAAAAGACCGGTGGTTATGCTCGACTGCTGGGTATGGGAAATAACCCATATGTTATGGATCCTTACTCTTCTACCATCAACCCGGCATGGGGTGCGGTATATGACAACTTTTTATTCGGTGATTTAGGCGCTCAAGGCGGGGGAAACGCAGGGCAATTTGTATCTGCAAATTTTGGCGTTGGTAAAGACTTCACACTCGGAATGATCTTGGCTCGTAATGATTTCAACGGCTTCTCAATTTCAAGACTTGATCCAGGTGGATTACTTGGTCAGGGTGTTGTAAATACTTTAAACAGCATTGTCCCCGGTGCTGTAATTGGTTTACAAAATAACTTTGAAATAATGGGAACAATGACTTTTGGAAAAACATCTGTTGGTTTGGGTATTGCTTATGCATCTACCAAAAATGATAATACGCCGGCAGGTGGTGGCGGTACCGAAGGTTCTGCTAGTCAAATAGGTATTAATGCTGGTGTTCTTGCACAGATTAGTGGTAACCTTAAACTAGATCTTGGTGCTTCATTTGTTCTTCCAGGCGCTACTTTTAAACCATCTGCTACTGGTCAGACAGAAAGTAAAGTAAGCCAGACAATAATTGGTGTTAATGCCAGATTATTCTGGAGATATACTTCAAAATTATCTTTTGTTCCTACTGTAGGATTCCTGACAGCCTCAGGTACTGCTGATAATGGAACAGTATCTCCTTCAACTTCTGTTGACTTACCATCTGTTACAGCAATCACAGCGGGATTTGGTATCAACTATCAGGTTGGTGATTTCTTATTAGCTGGTGGACCTGCTTTTGCAACTACATCAATAACCACTCCTTCAGTTCCTAACGTTAGTCCTGAACTAAAAACTTCTGCTCTTACATTCCCGTTATGGAACTTGGGATTAGAATGGAAGATGAATGATTGGTTAATCGGACGTATGGGTTATGTTGGTGCTACAAGTTCTGTTACAAATGAATCAGCAGCAACTGCAACGACAATTAACGAAGTAGTTGGTACCCAGTTTGTTCCTTATGGTGCTACATTTGGTGTAGGCTTCAGGCTTGGAAACTTCTCATTAGACGGTACAGTAAATGTTGAAGTTATCCGTCAGGGTTTGAACAACATTGGTAACTTCGGACCAACGTTTGCTTATATGTCAGCAAGCTACGCTATTCCATAATAGAAAGTAATTTTCTTTATAAAGGTATCCTGCGGGATACCTTTTTTATTTTAAAAAATTCAGCCTAGGCAATTCCAGCAGGTATTTCAAATCCAGGGGTTGTCACCCTGAATTTATTTCAGGGTCTGCCTTTGAAAGATCATTTAATAAATTCTGAGAGAAATTATTTTTCTTTCAACAAATTTGAAATACAACCGCAACACTTAATTACTTTTTCATAACCCAATTTCTTTCTATTTTAATCCATAAATTTTGATGTAATATGTTTGAATATGTTGGCGCATTACATATGCATTCAATCTTTTCGGATGGTTCCGGACAGGTTGATGAAATTGCTGGATATGCCGATGAAATCGGTTTGGATTTTATCATCCTTACTGATCATAATACACTGCGTGCGTTAAATGAAGGCTATGAAAAATGGTATGGCAAAACCCTTCTGCTCGTCGGTTGTGAGATTAACGACAAAGAAAATAAAAACCATTATCTCGCCTTTGGGATAGATCAAACATTTTCAACAAGAACTTCGGCAAAAGATTATGTGAGAAAAGTAAAAGAAGCAGGCGGAATAGGGTTTCTGGCGCATCCGCACGAAAAAAGATCACATATGAAAGAGCATCCGCCATATCCCTGGACTGAGTGGAATACCGAAGATTTTGATGGGATTGAAATCTGGAATCATATGAGTGAATGGATGGAGAACCTTACTGAACAAAACAAGTATCAAGCCTTTGTTCATCCATTAAGATCTATAGTCGGTCCCCCTATAGAAACATTAAAAGTTTGGGATGATATTAGTTTAAAAAGACCTGTGGTTGGTATTGGCGGAGTTGATGCTCACGCGCATAAATATAATCTACTCGGATTTCTTGAAGTCGAAATATTTCCCTATAAAGTCTTGTTTAAATCTATCAGGACGCACATACTTCTCACCGAAGAGATTACCAAAGGCAAAAGCGACAAAGCATTGAACAATGCAAAGAGGAAAATTTACGAGGCACTTGCAAATGGAAGTTGTTTTATTGGTAACGACTATCATGCTGATTCAAAAGGGTTCAGGTTTTATGCGCAAGTCGGAAGAAAAGTATTTAATATGGGACAAACAATCGCAAAGTATGATAAAATAAAACTGAAAGTATTACTGCCTGCAAACAAAGCAGAAATCCGTCTGATCAGAAACGGTAAACTGATTGACAAGATTGAGCACAATGAAGCTGAATTTATTGTCGAAAAAAAAGGTACATACCGGACAGAAGTTTATTTAAATGGTAAAGCCTGGATATTTTCAAATCATATAAGGATTGGTATTTAACGTTAGCCTTCCTTTCAAGTCTGCCTTACCCAGATTCCATTGAAAAATCATCGGTACTTAACTTTAGATAATTGATTCAACATATAGGTTGAAATAATTCTTGTATTTATCAACCTATAGCTTTATTTTTGTAAAAAAATGGTGAAAACTGTGAAAAACGAAAAACAAGATTTAATAATTGAACAGTTAGATAAAAAATTTGATATAATCCAAAAAGCATTTGAAACAATACCCGTGCCTTCAAATGGCTGGATCAATACAATTAGAAAAACGATCAATATGTCGCTCAGGCAGTTAGGAAAAAAATTAAAAGTTTCTACTCAAAACATTAACCAGCTTGAGCAGCGAGAGAAGGATGGTTCGATCTCCATTCAAAAACTAAAAGAGACTGCGGAGGCACTCAATTGTTATTTTCTGTATGCAGTTGTTCCAAAGAATGGTTCATTAAAAAAAATGATAGAAGATCGCGCTAACGAAATTGCCAGAGATATTGTCTTGCGAACATCTCATTCAATGAAACTTGAGGACCAGGAAAATTCGGCAGAAAGAATAAATAGAGCTATTAAAGAAAAAGCTGAAAAAATTAGAAACGAATTACCAAAATATTTATGGGATTAGATTTAGATTATTCTGATGGTCAAACTCCTCTGGATGAAGATGAAAGAGAGGATTATTAATTCCAACTATAACTACGAGAGGTGAACTTGATGAGTTCGAACAATTGGGCGTTGCAAAGGCGAATGAATGGATTTTAACAAGAAATATTGATATTAATAAAATTCTTAGTGAAGAATTCATTAAAGAATTACATAGAAGGATGTTCAGTGATATTTGGAAATGGGCGGGTGAATTCAGAAAAACAAATAAAAATATCGGGGTTGATAAAATTATGATTAGTGTCGAACTGAAAAAACTGCTTGATGACTGTAAATTCTGGATCGCAAATAAAATTTTTTCGGAAGACGAAATAGCTGTAAGATTCAGTCATAGGATAGTAGCTATTCATCCATTCTCAAATGGTAATGGAAGACACTCGAGATTGATTGCAGATATATTAATTAATAAAGGATTTGGCAAACTATATTTTACTTGGGGAAGCGTTAGTCTGATCAGAAAAGGTGAAGCACGAACAAAATATTTAAAAGCCTTAAAGTCAGCAGATCAAAATGACTATGAGCAATTAATCGGATTTGCCAGATCATAATATCCCAAGATTTAATCCATCTCTAACAACAAGTAACTTGAAAGAAACTCACATTCGCCATTTTTGCAGATATTTTTCTTTTTAAAAGTTTGTAAATTACATAAGAAATAAGCGCCCGTAGTTCAACTGGACAGAATGTTGGATTCCGGTTCCAAAGGTTGCAGGGCAAAATCAATCAATTTCAAATCTTTTTAGCCAAGTGTTAACTAAATTGTTAACTAATTCCTAAGATTTTACTCTTTTTCAGACTCTCAAAGAACTTAAAACGAAAATAGCCCAAGCGGGAAATTCAAGGGAGTCGAAGCCCTATCAAAACCACTCAGGCTAATTTCAATAATAAATTTTGTTTTCATTTTCGACTTTTGAATTTCAATACAAACGTACATCGTAGAACTGTCAAAATCAAATTGAAAGAAATTAGTTGCACTTGTAAGTAATTAATTTTAAATAAGTTACAGCAGTAAAAAAATATTTTTTTTGTGCGAAAGTGAACAGTTTCATCGAATCAATATTCTAATACAAAAAAGGCAATTTATTTGAATTTAGGTCTCTCAATATTTTTATCTACAATTCTTATATGCAGTGTTTGGCTTTATTACATAACCAGAGATAGATGGAGATGGAATAAAATTCTAAAAGTAGTAGCGATATTAGGTGGAATAAGTGCCATAGTTCTATTGAGTATTTTCGTTTACAATGAATTCTTAAAAACAAAACCTATTAAAAAAGAAATTTTGTCCTTAGAAGAAAGTCGAGATGAAAGACGTAAAGAAATATTAAGCAAGTTTAAACCGGAAAAGCTAACAAAACTTGGGAATTTTGAATTGGGTGAATCTCAGAGTAATATAAAATTTCGGAATGGCAAACCACAAAAAATCTTTAGTAGTCCTGAAATTTGGGTTTATCGTAATCACGGTGATTATTTTCTGTTTTTTATAGATAAAAAAATAGTCTCAATAATAACCGATAGATATGAACTGATGGATAAGTATTACTTTGAAAAAACAGAAGAAATAATAATGAAATGGGGCAAACCTCAAATTGAAATAGATTTTGCCGATGACTATAAAAAGCTATTTCTATATTCAAAATATAATCTATTGTTCACATTCTTCGGGAATGAAAGAGTCGTCGAAGGAATTTACTTAGTCCAATATGAAAAAGAAGTTAAAGAATTGATTTTATCGCAAAAGTATTTTTAAGCAAATGTTTTAAACAAATTAAAGATTGGCAGGGTATAAAATAAAAATCAGTTTCCCTTTTCAAGAAGAACTTATAATCACTTAATAAAATCAAAAAATAAGATAATAACTTGAAGAAATTTTCTAACCATTCCGAAGGGTACACACCCTATGTAAGACGGGGTGGGGTTGTAGTATAAAGCTGGTATAAATTATATAACAATTTTTTAAATTCAGAAAAAACCATTTAGGACTTTTTTAGGTTTCCGATAAATATTAATTAACTTGGATTGAGTGAGTTTTTGAATATAACAAGCTAATGAATTACAATAATAATCACCTAAAAAAATATTTTAGTAAACGTATTGTTTTATAAGAATTTAGACTTAATTGTGTGGATTAGTAAATTTGGAATGAATAAAGAATAGGATTTGATACTCATTTCGAGAAAAAAAGGGGGGGTATAGTCAGACGGGGTGGGTTATTTTTCTAAGTTTGACTTTAGCTGGCTTTTACATTTACGAAAATTAGATTTTATAAGATGAGTTTGACTATTTGCTGAATGATTGTAACTTAGGACAATTTAGAAGTCATTTTAAGAGCTAAGATTTTTCTTTTACTTTCAACTTAAGTTATAATAATTTGTATCGCTAAAAACTCTAATAGCTATTGTCATGAAAATTTTATTCTTGATACTACCTCTTTTAAGTTTTCAATTCGTAAATAGTCAGACAAAATCTGACAGCCTCAATTCAAAAATAAAAAGTACAATCAATGAGATAGAGTCACTTGAAAATAAAATTGATGAATTAAATCAAACTCTAAAAGTATTAAGGAAAGAACAACGAAATTATTTAAATAATAATGATACCTCACTTTATAAAAATAAAAGTAGTGTTTCTTCACCGGTCTCTGAGGAATATGAGAAGTTAAGTCTTAAAACAAGTGAGGAAATAAAAAAATCTATTGATAAGGGTATCCCGCTTTATTTTCATAAGGCTTCAGTTACATTTAATTCCATTGATAATCCTGAAGCATATATAAGTTTAAGAAATATTAGTGAGAAGACTATTGATGCCTATACTTTAAAAATATTGTGTTATGATAGATTTGATAATCCAGTCAAAGATGGACTCTATGGAGACAATAATTTCGGTGCAATATCTCAAGAAACAATTAGTCCACTGAGTTACAACTCAGGAAAATGGACTCTGTACGGTCACGAAAATACCGCTAAGATAAAAGTGTTTATTGATAAAGTACATTTTACAGATGGAACAACTTGGAGACCCTCAAAGGGAAAAAATCCAACAATTGAAGGTAAATCAGGAAAATGAATTAAAGTGTAAGTTCTCTCCTATATACTACCAATCCATTAGCTTTCTTTTTTTCTCAAAATCTCCCGTTTCAACAAGCGAATTGAAAGAGAACTAAATCACTCCATAGGATTGGATTGAAATCCCTTTTTAATCCCTTTACGTTTAGGGTTTGTACCTAATCTGTATAACCATAGAGGGCAATCAGTAATTATACATTCTCTCACTTCACTTGGTTGATGATTGCTACATTCTAAGCAATGCACCCGAATACTTTTTAGCGGGGTTAGATTTTTATTATTTGTTTGCATATATCCTCACTTAGTTAATGACAACATCATATTAATATTCATATTACTTTTTCAGATTACATTTTCATATTAGAAATTCATACAAAAAATCATTTTAAGAAAACATATTACTGAGAATGATTAAGAGATATATAGTCAATAGGTTTCTTTTTTAAGTCCTGATATTTTTTTTGTTTCTCGCTAAGTTTTGCTAACATTCTTTGTCTGAGTTCTTCTTCATAAATTTTTTTATCTAATTTTTTCCCTTCTTTATTCATAACCCATTCCGCCAAACTTTCTTTTGTTTTAAAATATGTTGAGAAATATTTCATTTGTCCCTTCTTTAAACTAAAAGTCCTAATAAAATCTCCAGTTTC
It includes:
- a CDS encoding PHP domain-containing protein; its protein translation is MFEYVGALHMHSIFSDGSGQVDEIAGYADEIGLDFIILTDHNTLRALNEGYEKWYGKTLLLVGCEINDKENKNHYLAFGIDQTFSTRTSAKDYVRKVKEAGGIGFLAHPHEKRSHMKEHPPYPWTEWNTEDFDGIEIWNHMSEWMENLTEQNKYQAFVHPLRSIVGPPIETLKVWDDISLKRPVVGIGGVDAHAHKYNLLGFLEVEIFPYKVLFKSIRTHILLTEEITKGKSDKALNNAKRKIYEALANGSCFIGNDYHADSKGFRFYAQVGRKVFNMGQTIAKYDKIKLKVLLPANKAEIRLIRNGKLIDKIEHNEAEFIVEKKGTYRTEVYLNGKAWIFSNHIRIGI
- a CDS encoding mobile mystery protein A — encoded protein: MVKTVKNEKQDLIIEQLDKKFDIIQKAFETIPVPSNGWINTIRKTINMSLRQLGKKLKVSTQNINQLEQREKDGSISIQKLKETAEALNCYFLYAVVPKNGSLKKMIEDRANEIARDIVLRTSHSMKLEDQENSAERINRAIKEKAEKIRNELPKYLWD